A part of Neodiprion pinetum isolate iyNeoPine1 chromosome 4, iyNeoPine1.2, whole genome shotgun sequence genomic DNA contains:
- the NaPi-III gene encoding sodium-dependent phosphate transporter 1-A isoform X1: MAIPYDESLIWLVVVGFIVAFILAFGIGANDVANSFGTSVGAGVLTIVQACILATIFEIAGAVLIGYKVSDTMRKGILDVSLYEGHEKELMLGALSSLVGSGIWLMIATALRLPISGTHSIVGATVGFSLVCRGTAGVKWVALGSIAASWFASPVLSGLVSASIFLTLRKTVLQASKPLDRGLRILPLAYGLTIATNVLSVAHDGPKLLKLDNIPWWGSIIAAVTSGLLSAFVVYTFVVPWQRKRILLASDGVGGATEFDACDRKETTALSVIAPASSSSKNSEETPKLRGNTSASPLLLTVGADVEGPSVEAGRDDEEPVEVSKLFSFLQVLTAAFGSFAHGGNDVSNAIGPLIALWAVYADGSVRQETETPLPILLYGGLGISVGLWIWGRKVIRTLGQDLARITPASGFTIEVGAALTVLLASKAGLPVSTTHCKVGSIVCVGWVSRGGGGVSWALFRNIAFAWLITVPVAGLLSAACMAVFRQVLTV, encoded by the exons ATGGCTATACCATATGATGAAAGCCTAATATGGCTAGTAGTTGTTGGATTTATCGTCGCATTTATATTGGCATTTGGAATTGGGGCAAATGATGTCGCAAACAGTTTTGGAACCAGTGTGGGTGCCGGTGTTCTGACAATAGTTCAAGCTTGCATTTTAGctacaatatttgaaatagCCGGGGCTGTACTCATAGGATATAAG GTATCTGATACAATGCGCAAAGGCATACTCGATGTGTCACTGTACGAGGGACATGAGAAAGAACTGATGCTCGGTGCACTTTCTAGTCTTGTTGGTTCAGGTATTTGGTTGATGATTGCAACTGCCTTGCGTCTTCCTATTTCTGGGACTCATTCGATTGTTGGCGCAACTGTTGGCTTTTCACTTGTATGCAGAGGCACTGCAGGG gtAAAATGGGTGGCTCTTGGAAGTATAGCAGCTTCTTGGTTTGCTAGTCCCGTACTAAGCGGCCTAGTGTCAGCTTCCATTTTCTTAACACTGAGAAAAACTGTTTTACAAGCTAGTAAACCCCTGGACCGAGGTCTCCGAATCCTCCCACTAGCTTATGGCCTAACCATTGCTACAAATGTACTCTCGGTTGCACACGATGGGCCAAAAC TGTTGAAGCTGGATAACATACCCTGGTGGGGTAGCATTATAGCCGCAGTAACTAGTGGTTTACTGTCCGCTTTTGTTGTATACACATTTGTAGTCCCATGgcagagaaaaagaatattattgGCTAGCGATGGTGTTGGTGGTGCCACAGAGTTCGATGCGTGTGATAGAAAAGAAACAACTGCGCTGTCAGTCATTGCACCAGCTTCTTCATCTAGtaaaaattctgaagaaaCACCAAAGCTTAGGGGCAACACAAGTGCGAGTCCCTTATTATTAACTGTTGGGGCGGATGTGGAAGGTCCGAGTGTTGAGGCTGGAAGAGACGATGAAGAACCAGTAGAAGTATCAAAACTCTTCTCATTTCTCCAAGTATTAACTGCTGCATTTGGAAGTTTTGCTCATGGAGGAAATGATGTTAGCAATGCCATAGGACCTTTGATTGCATTGTGGGCAGTCTATGCTGACGGTTCTGTTCGTCAAGAAACAGAAACTCCTCTGCCTATTCTTCTTTATGGAGGACTAGGCATATCAGTTGGACTTTGGATATGGGGGAGAAAAGTTATTCGAACACTCGGCCAAGATTTAGCACGAATTACTCCAGCTAGTGGATTTACAATTGAG GTAGGTGCAGCACTAACAGTTCTGTTGGCAAGTAAGGCTGGTCTTCCAGTGTCAACGACGCATTGTAAAGTGGGTTCGATTGTGTGTGTCGGATGGGTATCacgtggtggtggtggtgtgTCCTGGGCGCTATTTCGTAACATTGCCTTTGCGTGGTTAATCACTGTACCAGTTGCAGGATTATTATCTGCTGCCTGTATGGCTGTGTTTAGGCAAGTACTTACTGTCTAA
- the NaPi-III gene encoding sodium-dependent phosphate transporter 1-A isoform X2 yields the protein MRKGILDVSLYEGHEKELMLGALSSLVGSGIWLMIATALRLPISGTHSIVGATVGFSLVCRGTAGVKWVALGSIAASWFASPVLSGLVSASIFLTLRKTVLQASKPLDRGLRILPLAYGLTIATNVLSVAHDGPKLLKLDNIPWWGSIIAAVTSGLLSAFVVYTFVVPWQRKRILLASDGVGGATEFDACDRKETTALSVIAPASSSSKNSEETPKLRGNTSASPLLLTVGADVEGPSVEAGRDDEEPVEVSKLFSFLQVLTAAFGSFAHGGNDVSNAIGPLIALWAVYADGSVRQETETPLPILLYGGLGISVGLWIWGRKVIRTLGQDLARITPASGFTIEVGAALTVLLASKAGLPVSTTHCKVGSIVCVGWVSRGGGGVSWALFRNIAFAWLITVPVAGLLSAACMAVFRQVLTV from the exons ATGCGCAAAGGCATACTCGATGTGTCACTGTACGAGGGACATGAGAAAGAACTGATGCTCGGTGCACTTTCTAGTCTTGTTGGTTCAGGTATTTGGTTGATGATTGCAACTGCCTTGCGTCTTCCTATTTCTGGGACTCATTCGATTGTTGGCGCAACTGTTGGCTTTTCACTTGTATGCAGAGGCACTGCAGGG gtAAAATGGGTGGCTCTTGGAAGTATAGCAGCTTCTTGGTTTGCTAGTCCCGTACTAAGCGGCCTAGTGTCAGCTTCCATTTTCTTAACACTGAGAAAAACTGTTTTACAAGCTAGTAAACCCCTGGACCGAGGTCTCCGAATCCTCCCACTAGCTTATGGCCTAACCATTGCTACAAATGTACTCTCGGTTGCACACGATGGGCCAAAAC TGTTGAAGCTGGATAACATACCCTGGTGGGGTAGCATTATAGCCGCAGTAACTAGTGGTTTACTGTCCGCTTTTGTTGTATACACATTTGTAGTCCCATGgcagagaaaaagaatattattgGCTAGCGATGGTGTTGGTGGTGCCACAGAGTTCGATGCGTGTGATAGAAAAGAAACAACTGCGCTGTCAGTCATTGCACCAGCTTCTTCATCTAGtaaaaattctgaagaaaCACCAAAGCTTAGGGGCAACACAAGTGCGAGTCCCTTATTATTAACTGTTGGGGCGGATGTGGAAGGTCCGAGTGTTGAGGCTGGAAGAGACGATGAAGAACCAGTAGAAGTATCAAAACTCTTCTCATTTCTCCAAGTATTAACTGCTGCATTTGGAAGTTTTGCTCATGGAGGAAATGATGTTAGCAATGCCATAGGACCTTTGATTGCATTGTGGGCAGTCTATGCTGACGGTTCTGTTCGTCAAGAAACAGAAACTCCTCTGCCTATTCTTCTTTATGGAGGACTAGGCATATCAGTTGGACTTTGGATATGGGGGAGAAAAGTTATTCGAACACTCGGCCAAGATTTAGCACGAATTACTCCAGCTAGTGGATTTACAATTGAG GTAGGTGCAGCACTAACAGTTCTGTTGGCAAGTAAGGCTGGTCTTCCAGTGTCAACGACGCATTGTAAAGTGGGTTCGATTGTGTGTGTCGGATGGGTATCacgtggtggtggtggtgtgTCCTGGGCGCTATTTCGTAACATTGCCTTTGCGTGGTTAATCACTGTACCAGTTGCAGGATTATTATCTGCTGCCTGTATGGCTGTGTTTAGGCAAGTACTTACTGTCTAA
- the Membrin gene encoding Golgi SNAP receptor complex member 2, whose translation METLYHQTNKLVQETQHSFSQLEKKHSDLDLQAIEHDIQSKINLINSNCERLDILCMKGPVSQRQNAKMRVDQLKYDSRHLAAALNSWRSQLTRRQREETEREALLSKKFTPNDQIDIMIDHNLQHNSSLRNATHGMDDLIQHGSGILEGLRSQRSTLKGAHKRLVDIGNILGLSNTTMRLIEQRARQDGLILIAGMVFTCLIIVLVIIYLT comes from the exons ATGGAGACCTTATATCATCAGACGAATAAGCTAGTGCAGGAAACTCAACATTCGTTTTCTCAACTGGAAAAGAAACATTCGGACTTGGACCTTCAAGCAATAGAGCATGACATACAGTCGAAGATAAATCTCATCAACAG TAACTGTGAACGACTTGATATTTTGTGTATGAAGGGTCCTGTATCACAGAGGCAAAATGCCAAGATGCGAGTGGACCAGTTGAAATATGATTCGCGGCACCTCGCTGCTGCTTTAAATTCGTGGCGAAGTCAACTTACTCGCCGGCAAAGGGAAGAAACTGAACGTGAAGCTCTTTTGTCTAAAAAATTCACCCCCAACGACCAAATAGATATCATGATAGATCACAATCTTCAGCATAATTCTAGTTTGCGAAATGCAACGCATGGTATGGATGACCTAATTCAGCATGGCTCTGGGATATTGGAAGGCTTAAGATCGCAAAGATCTACATTGAAAGGTGCTCATAAAAGACTTGTCGATATTGGAAACATCTTGGGGCTTTCTAACACAACGATGCGGCTTATTGAACAAAGAGCTCGGCAAGATGGATTAATATTGATAGCTGGGATGGTTTTTACATGTTTAATTATAGTATTAGTTATAATATATCTTACATAG